In a genomic window of Acropora muricata isolate sample 2 chromosome 2, ASM3666990v1, whole genome shotgun sequence:
- the LOC136908790 gene encoding cytochrome c oxidase subunit 7A-related protein, mitochondrial-like: MFYKQNSFSGRVSPSEAAAAYQPQGLGPAKQVKAGPVIEVTPMSNNSPASSAMSEIRKWQEIFQKAKAPVYLAGGTKDVVMFRGLSAVIGIGLGYTFYNMYLMATGRLKKKERS, from the exons ATGTTCTATAAACAAAATTCTTTTTCAGGGAGAGTTTCTCCTTCCGAAGCCGCTGCTGCCTATCAACCTCAG GGACTTGGACCAGCTAAACAAGTGAAAGCAGGTCCGGTTATTGAAGTAACACCTATGTCCAATAATTCTCCAGCCTCCTCTGCGATGAGTGAAATAAGAAAGTGGCAAGAAATATTTCAG AAAGCCAAGGCTCCTGTGTACCTTGCTGGAGGAACAAAAGATGTGGTGATGTTCCGTGGACTCTCTGCTGTTATTGGTATTGGATTAGGTTACACCTTCTACAATATGTATCTCATGGCTACAGGTCGACTAAAAAAGAAGGAGAGATCCTAA